One window of the Lepisosteus oculatus isolate fLepOcu1 chromosome 24, fLepOcu1.hap2, whole genome shotgun sequence genome contains the following:
- the LOC138225009 gene encoding kelch-like protein 9, whose product MAFPRCDHAMAPAGDRIFCVGGRALNPAQEWVHVNEMECYSPAADQWTAVKVSAPERCQFSLSARGSRLCVAGGGSLRSLSKTGDVSLYDCEAGRWERAGALPLPLVDHTASLLTLPGEVLAGLAPEERPRSPLPASS is encoded by the exons ATGGCCTTCCCCCGCTGCGACCACGCCATGGCGCCGGCCGGCGACAGGATATTCTGCGTCGGGGGCCGGGCCTTAAACCCG GCGCAGGAGTGGGTGCACGTGAACGAGATGGAGTGCTACAGCCCGGCGGCGGACCAGTGGACGGCGGTGAAGGTGTCCGCGCCGGAGCGCTGCCAGTTCAGCCTGAGCGCCCGCGGCTCGCGGCTCTGCGTGGCGGGCGGGGGGTCGCTGCGCAGCCTGAGCAAGACGGGGGACGTCTCCCTCTACGACTGCGAGGCCGGGAGGTGGGAGAGGGCCGGGGCGCTGCCCCTGCCGCTGGTGGACCACACGGCCAGCCTGCTCACGCTCCCCGGGGAGGTCCTGGCGGGCCTGGCGCCGGAGGAGAGGCCCAGAAGTCCACTCCCCGCCTCTTCGTGA